Proteins from one Geomonas agri genomic window:
- the gspN gene encoding type II secretion system protein GspN produces MNRRTLYFACGVPAALMLFLLLTLLFTPNHAIKGVLVRAAENAGYTLDCTGFGKSFPLGIKAEQVELGSDKGALLKLSRVKVRLELLPLLTGKVRVAYRAGIGAGEAQGEIDLGKRKGWSMQCRGVRLEDIPFFTTVAEAKVRGELKLAGKMEANKTGGSGDLQLEVSAAEVAGVKIGSMPLPDAAYREVRGALKVEKGRAVLKSFTLNGDGIYVRLSGDTVLGNPVGASPLHLTMEMMPKPSFLERQKFVFLLLTKYQTSPGAFKIPISGTLAHPSM; encoded by the coding sequence ATGAACAGACGCACCCTTTACTTTGCCTGCGGCGTTCCCGCCGCGCTCATGTTGTTCCTGCTGCTGACGCTGCTCTTTACGCCGAACCACGCCATCAAAGGCGTTCTCGTCCGGGCGGCGGAGAACGCAGGCTACACCCTTGATTGCACCGGCTTCGGCAAGAGCTTCCCCCTTGGTATCAAGGCGGAGCAGGTCGAGCTTGGCTCCGACAAGGGCGCGCTTTTGAAACTCAGTCGGGTGAAAGTGCGCCTGGAACTCCTGCCACTTCTCACCGGCAAGGTGCGTGTCGCCTACCGCGCCGGCATCGGTGCCGGGGAGGCGCAGGGAGAAATCGATCTTGGCAAACGCAAAGGGTGGAGCATGCAGTGCCGCGGCGTGCGGCTCGAGGACATCCCCTTCTTCACCACCGTCGCAGAGGCCAAGGTCCGGGGCGAACTGAAGCTGGCCGGCAAGATGGAAGCGAACAAAACCGGTGGCAGCGGCGATCTGCAGCTAGAGGTGAGCGCTGCCGAGGTTGCCGGGGTGAAGATCGGCTCCATGCCGCTTCCCGACGCGGCCTACCGCGAGGTGCGCGGTGCACTGAAGGTCGAGAAGGGCCGCGCCGTTTTAAAAAGCTTTACCTTAAATGGCGACGGCATCTACGTGCGCCTCTCCGGCGACACCGTGCTCGGCAATCCCGTCGGGGCATCTCCCCTCCACCTGACCATGGAGATGATGCCCAAGCCCTCCTTCCTGGAGCGACAGAAGTTCGTGTTTTTACTACTCACCAAGTACCAGACGTCCCCCGGGGCCTTCAAGATTCCCATCTCCGGCACCCTGGCCCACCCGTCGATGTAA
- a CDS encoding dehydroquinate synthase/iron-containing alcohol dehydrogenase family protein codes for MNRAEMITLLQGLDQRTRQRIGIAIAIVLAIVVLLSAVNSRISALEKKRTAREADIAEMMRLKLRYQEANQSAQRLANRLMATKPDDSPAKIVEEIGIKGRSSQIKSVKGDDIPGYVEDAAELRMEGLSANEAVNLIYRLEKGARPVTVKKALIKQRFDDPSKLDVTLTIALIKPAPAGK; via the coding sequence ATGAACCGCGCAGAGATGATCACCCTCCTGCAGGGGCTGGACCAGCGCACCCGGCAGCGTATCGGCATCGCCATCGCCATCGTGCTGGCCATAGTGGTGCTCCTTTCCGCCGTGAACAGCAGGATCTCCGCCCTCGAAAAGAAGCGGACCGCGCGCGAGGCCGACATCGCCGAGATGATGCGCTTGAAGCTCCGTTACCAGGAGGCCAACCAGAGCGCCCAGCGCCTCGCCAACAGGCTCATGGCCACCAAGCCCGACGACTCCCCGGCAAAAATCGTGGAAGAGATCGGCATCAAGGGGCGCTCCAGCCAGATCAAGTCGGTCAAGGGGGACGACATCCCCGGCTACGTCGAGGATGCGGCCGAACTGCGCATGGAGGGGCTTTCCGCCAACGAGGCGGTGAACCTCATCTACCGCCTGGAGAAAGGGGCGCGACCGGTGACAGTGAAGAAGGCCCTGATCAAGCAGAGGTTCGACGACCCCTCCAAGCTCGACGTGACTCTCACCATCGCCCTGATCAAGCCGGCGCCGGCGGGGAAATAG
- the gspL gene encoding type II secretion system protein GspL, translated as MDMLIVQLKRTELVLASFRAKKGGAAFLSAERHPLLGEEGELSRILGGSSLAAGEHRVVLALPPSTLFMRELELPISDRAKVRELLPLELKGETALDTDQLAFDAVPLAGGKVLAVWGRVQELSEKIDLLKEAGLEPEVVTASLFHWDKLAPAAGTVAVSDGEALAAYSDGTPIYFRALPPNATDADLQRTVAALELSRSLRVERVISHNPGQQQHDTVPPSTSGLFEAFGEDPRAAHDLAGAYALAAAVADNSAVNLRRGPLAYTAATEKLYQRLKVSMMLAAALVLLIFAESSVRYYLVKRDLASLDRTITGIYKEVFPTRKKAVDEVAELRSEIKRLEGAKTSSNVLKLLNDVAMVKGDDVFGIYETEVTGSDVRLKGDAKSVQAVGDLKSRAATILEGTEVGETKSRPDGSVTFTLSGKMKGVTR; from the coding sequence ATGGACATGCTGATCGTACAACTGAAAAGGACCGAGCTGGTCCTGGCCAGTTTCAGGGCCAAGAAAGGTGGAGCGGCCTTCCTCTCCGCCGAGCGGCACCCGCTTTTGGGTGAGGAGGGGGAACTCTCCCGCATCCTGGGAGGGAGCTCGCTCGCCGCGGGAGAACACCGGGTGGTGCTCGCCCTGCCCCCCTCCACGCTGTTCATGAGGGAACTGGAGCTCCCCATCAGTGACCGCGCCAAGGTCCGCGAACTGCTGCCGCTGGAGTTGAAAGGCGAGACCGCCCTCGACACCGACCAGTTGGCCTTCGACGCCGTACCTCTGGCCGGCGGCAAGGTGCTGGCGGTTTGGGGCCGGGTCCAGGAACTCTCCGAGAAGATCGACCTCCTTAAGGAAGCGGGGCTCGAACCGGAAGTGGTGACGGCGTCCCTGTTCCACTGGGACAAGCTGGCACCCGCAGCCGGTACCGTCGCGGTGAGCGACGGCGAGGCGCTGGCGGCCTACAGCGACGGCACCCCCATCTACTTCCGCGCCCTGCCGCCCAACGCAACCGACGCCGACCTGCAGCGCACCGTTGCCGCACTGGAGCTGTCGCGCAGCCTGCGCGTGGAACGGGTCATCTCGCACAACCCGGGCCAGCAGCAGCACGATACCGTCCCTCCCTCCACCAGCGGGCTCTTCGAGGCTTTCGGCGAAGACCCGCGCGCGGCGCACGACCTGGCCGGCGCCTACGCGCTGGCGGCGGCCGTGGCGGACAACAGCGCGGTCAACCTGCGCCGCGGCCCACTCGCCTACACGGCGGCCACGGAAAAGCTGTACCAGCGCCTCAAGGTAAGCATGATGCTGGCCGCCGCCCTGGTGCTACTCATCTTTGCCGAGAGCAGCGTGCGCTACTACCTGGTGAAACGCGACCTCGCCTCGCTGGACCGCACCATCACCGGTATCTACAAGGAAGTGTTCCCGACCCGCAAAAAGGCGGTCGACGAGGTGGCAGAACTCCGCTCCGAGATCAAGCGCCTGGAAGGGGCCAAAACATCGAGCAACGTGCTGAAGCTCCTGAACGACGTGGCCATGGTCAAGGGGGACGACGTCTTCGGCATCTACGAAACCGAAGTAACCGGCTCGGACGTGCGCCTGAAGGGGGACGCGAAGAGCGTCCAGGCCGTTGGGGACCTGAAGAGCCGTGCCGCCACCATCCTGGAGGGGACCGAAGTGGGTGAGACCAAGTCGCGCCCCGACGGCAGCGTGACCTTCACCCTGAGCGGCAAGATGAAGGGGGTGACCCGATGA
- the gspK gene encoding type II secretion system minor pseudopilin GspK — protein MRGEKGFALVIALIVTTLLVALLAEFVNEVYVDTSHSHNFVASQQAGVLAESGIAGGIKLLQVSSMLRTGGAAYSSLLEPWAQPHSFDAENGTVSITIEEESGKLNLNTAASDNGTANANTDLAQRLLAKLKLPIDLTDALMDWVDKNDSPLPGGAESSYYHSLKTPYSSKNAKLDTVEELALLKGFTPEVIGKLRPHVTVYGASDLEPTSLINVNTASKELLASLDNKLTDDLVQRIIDFRKTRPIKGMADFNSIPGIDSVSAAFADKITFIGSVYRIRAEGRVGESVAVAEAVVRNMGGSATPVLLYWREY, from the coding sequence ATGAGGGGGGAAAAGGGATTCGCCCTGGTCATAGCCCTCATCGTGACCACGCTGCTCGTGGCGCTCCTGGCCGAGTTCGTCAACGAGGTCTACGTCGACACCTCGCACAGCCACAACTTCGTCGCCTCGCAGCAGGCGGGGGTGCTGGCCGAGTCCGGCATCGCCGGGGGGATCAAGTTGTTGCAGGTTTCCAGCATGCTAAGGACCGGTGGTGCGGCATACAGCTCTCTCCTGGAGCCATGGGCGCAACCGCACTCCTTCGACGCGGAAAACGGCACGGTCAGCATCACCATCGAGGAGGAAAGCGGCAAGCTGAACCTCAACACCGCCGCCTCGGACAACGGCACAGCCAACGCCAACACGGACCTTGCGCAGCGGCTACTCGCCAAGCTCAAGCTGCCCATCGACCTCACCGACGCGCTCATGGACTGGGTCGACAAGAACGACTCGCCGCTGCCCGGGGGCGCCGAATCGAGCTATTACCACAGCCTGAAGACTCCGTACTCCAGCAAGAACGCCAAGCTGGACACGGTCGAGGAACTGGCGCTCCTGAAGGGTTTCACCCCGGAGGTAATCGGCAAGCTGCGGCCGCACGTCACGGTCTACGGGGCCAGCGACCTTGAGCCGACGTCCCTGATCAACGTCAACACCGCGAGCAAGGAGCTGCTGGCCTCGCTGGACAACAAGCTGACCGACGACCTGGTGCAACGCATCATCGATTTCCGCAAAACCCGTCCCATCAAGGGAATGGCAGATTTCAACTCGATCCCCGGGATCGACAGCGTCTCCGCCGCCTTCGCCGACAAGATCACCTTCATCGGCTCGGTGTACCGTATTCGCGCCGAGGGACGGGTGGGTGAGAGCGTCGCCGTAGCCGAGGCCGTGGTACGCAACATGGGGGGCTCCGCAACCCCGGTACTGCTTTACTGGAGAGAATATTGA
- a CDS encoding type II secretion system protein GspJ, whose amino-acid sequence MCNTHRKTSNNEGFTLIELLIALALLVILAGALYGTYFSVVAAREKGGVRMEERRELSTTLGKLHNELASTFYKSAAPSTGAATTTAQRFHFVVEDRDSFGKPASLLQFTALTPPRIDPAPASDVMVVRYAVKELEKNGKEQLTLVREARDLYFDTSVKSVPYTVIDNVEGFLVECWDGNKWVKSWDTALNGSVPKQVRVTVTVKGGEVFSTIAAVQRLNQ is encoded by the coding sequence TTGTGCAATACGCACCGCAAAACTAGTAATAACGAGGGCTTCACACTCATAGAGCTCCTGATCGCCCTGGCGCTTTTGGTGATCCTCGCTGGCGCCCTTTACGGCACCTACTTCTCGGTGGTGGCGGCACGCGAAAAGGGTGGAGTCCGGATGGAGGAGCGCCGCGAGCTCTCCACGACGCTGGGCAAATTGCACAACGAGCTGGCATCGACATTTTACAAGTCCGCCGCACCGAGCACCGGTGCCGCGACGACAACGGCGCAGCGGTTCCATTTCGTGGTCGAGGACCGGGACAGCTTCGGGAAACCCGCTTCCCTCTTGCAGTTCACCGCCCTCACGCCCCCCCGCATCGACCCGGCGCCAGCTTCGGATGTCATGGTGGTGCGCTACGCGGTCAAGGAACTGGAGAAGAACGGCAAGGAGCAGCTCACCCTGGTGCGCGAGGCCCGCGACCTGTACTTCGATACCAGCGTCAAGTCCGTCCCCTACACGGTCATCGACAACGTGGAAGGGTTCCTCGTGGAATGCTGGGACGGCAACAAGTGGGTGAAGAGCTGGGATACCGCGCTCAACGGCAGCGTGCCGAAGCAGGTCCGGGTTACCGTGACCGTGAAAGGTGGCGAGGTATTCAGCACCATCGCCGCAGTGCAGAGGCTGAACCAATGA
- a CDS encoding type IV pilus modification PilV family protein, translated as MRGFTLLEVMIALAITAGVLLTVISSVNHHLATISDDTEETRAVLLARAKLDDPEFAKKTDTKGDFAPDHPDHKWAREITQTEIPGLNKIRLTVTWNNDSKRLSLVQYAPQN; from the coding sequence GTGAGAGGCTTTACGCTGCTCGAGGTGATGATAGCCCTCGCCATAACTGCCGGGGTGCTTCTGACCGTGATCTCCTCGGTCAACCACCACCTGGCCACGATCTCCGACGACACCGAGGAGACCAGGGCGGTCCTTTTGGCCAGGGCCAAGCTCGACGACCCGGAATTCGCAAAGAAAACTGACACCAAGGGGGATTTCGCCCCCGATCATCCCGACCACAAGTGGGCGCGCGAGATCACCCAGACCGAGATCCCGGGACTGAACAAGATCCGCCTCACCGTGACCTGGAACAACGACAGCAAGAGGCTCTCGCTTGTGCAATACGCACCGCAAAACTAG
- a CDS encoding prepilin-type N-terminal cleavage/methylation domain-containing protein: MGGKGPGKKLSGTAGFTLLELMVVIFIIALAAGIVLPRLPEPESARLKSSARNLASGLRFLNDQAIITKKVYRLHLQLGENTTRITEVSPSGEELQPGDQFMGRRLIEDGIDIEDVNLPNFGVVTEGEVVIPFGPGGVADGVTIHLKGKDNHYTVTANPSGGKVTVQEGYQEVTS; the protein is encoded by the coding sequence TTGGGCGGTAAGGGGCCAGGCAAAAAACTGAGCGGCACAGCCGGCTTCACCCTGCTGGAACTGATGGTGGTGATCTTCATCATTGCCTTGGCAGCCGGCATCGTGCTGCCCCGGCTCCCCGAGCCCGAGAGCGCCCGACTCAAGAGCTCGGCGCGCAACCTGGCCAGCGGACTCAGGTTCCTCAACGACCAGGCCATCATAACGAAGAAGGTCTACCGCCTGCACCTGCAACTGGGCGAGAACACCACCCGCATCACCGAGGTTTCCCCATCGGGCGAGGAGCTGCAGCCTGGGGACCAGTTCATGGGGAGGCGCCTGATCGAGGACGGGATCGACATCGAGGACGTGAACCTGCCGAATTTCGGCGTAGTGACTGAGGGAGAGGTAGTCATCCCCTTCGGACCGGGCGGTGTGGCGGACGGGGTGACCATCCACCTGAAAGGCAAGGACAATCACTATACGGTGACCGCCAACCCCTCCGGCGGCAAGGTGACGGTGCAGGAAGGCTACCAGGAGGTGACCTCGTGA
- the gspG gene encoding type II secretion system major pseudopilin GspG produces the protein MLKTLKDSRGFTLIELMVVIVILSLLAVLVGPKIIGRSDDAKVADAKVQIRNIETALKLYKLDTGGFPTTEQGLQALVTKPTTGKIPNNYKAEGYLENKNVPKDPWGNDYVYLSPGEHGDYDLSSYGADGARGGEGKNADIESWNMK, from the coding sequence ATGCTGAAGACATTGAAAGACAGCCGCGGCTTCACCCTGATCGAACTGATGGTGGTTATCGTCATCCTGAGCCTTCTGGCCGTCCTGGTCGGGCCGAAGATCATCGGCCGCAGCGACGACGCCAAGGTCGCCGACGCCAAGGTCCAGATCCGCAACATCGAGACCGCACTCAAGCTCTACAAGCTGGATACCGGCGGCTTCCCCACTACCGAGCAGGGGCTGCAGGCACTGGTCACCAAGCCGACCACCGGCAAGATCCCCAACAACTACAAGGCCGAAGGGTACCTGGAGAACAAGAACGTACCCAAGGATCCCTGGGGCAACGACTACGTCTACCTCTCCCCCGGCGAACACGGCGACTACGACCTCTCCTCCTACGGTGCGGACGGTGCGCGCGGCGGCGAAGGGAAGAACGCCGACATCGAAAGCTGGAACATGAAGTAG
- the gspF gene encoding type II secretion system inner membrane protein GspF codes for MPTFRYSAFNQKGTEVTGTVDAASESEARLHLKQKGLFAKEIAPAAEAGSRWALKSGVSVPDLSLATRRLATLLGSAVPVYEAVATLWEQEAPGELKRVLGRVRDRLAEGQGLAQALAAEPQVFSESYIGMVAAGEASGALEVVLERLAEFQEDQAEVRSRVITALIYPAIMVVVGIGVMMVLLGFVVPKISAVFESNKATLPLVTVLLIKASTAVRKGWWIMGALGLGAAAAWKRAKVNEAFLSKRDRFILGLPMAGQLWRRLVLSRFAKVLGLLLQSGVPIIKAMEITGEAVVNREYKSFLAEARESLIQGGSLSASLKTSPLFPPLLTHMTAVGEKSGELDAMLIKAGDAFQKEFNAQVTRSMALLEPMLILGMGLTIGFMVIAVLLPIMQLNQLVK; via the coding sequence ATGCCGACCTTTCGCTATAGCGCATTCAACCAGAAGGGAACCGAGGTCACCGGGACGGTGGACGCCGCCAGTGAGAGTGAGGCGCGACTGCACTTGAAGCAGAAGGGGCTCTTCGCCAAGGAGATCGCCCCTGCAGCGGAAGCCGGCTCGCGCTGGGCGCTCAAGTCCGGCGTCAGCGTCCCCGACCTTTCACTGGCCACCAGGAGGCTGGCCACCCTGTTGGGCAGCGCCGTCCCCGTCTACGAGGCGGTGGCGACCCTGTGGGAGCAGGAGGCGCCGGGCGAGCTGAAGCGGGTGCTCGGACGGGTGCGGGACCGGCTCGCCGAGGGTCAGGGGCTGGCACAGGCGCTGGCCGCCGAACCCCAGGTCTTTTCGGAAAGCTACATCGGCATGGTCGCCGCCGGCGAGGCAAGCGGCGCGCTCGAGGTGGTGCTGGAGCGGCTGGCCGAGTTCCAGGAGGACCAGGCCGAGGTGAGAAGCCGGGTCATCACCGCCCTCATCTACCCCGCCATCATGGTGGTGGTGGGCATCGGGGTCATGATGGTGCTCCTTGGCTTCGTCGTCCCCAAGATCTCCGCCGTTTTCGAGAGCAACAAGGCGACGCTCCCGCTGGTTACGGTGCTCCTGATCAAGGCGAGCACCGCGGTGAGAAAGGGTTGGTGGATCATGGGCGCGCTGGGCCTGGGCGCCGCCGCGGCCTGGAAGCGTGCCAAGGTGAACGAGGCGTTCCTGTCCAAGCGTGACCGATTCATCCTGGGCCTCCCCATGGCCGGCCAGCTCTGGCGACGCCTGGTACTGTCGCGTTTCGCCAAGGTGCTCGGGCTGTTGCTGCAAAGCGGTGTCCCCATCATCAAGGCCATGGAGATCACCGGCGAGGCAGTGGTCAACCGCGAGTACAAATCGTTCCTGGCCGAGGCGCGCGAGTCGCTGATCCAGGGGGGGAGCCTCTCCGCCTCGCTGAAGACAAGCCCGCTCTTCCCGCCGCTGCTGACCCACATGACGGCGGTCGGCGAAAAAAGCGGCGAGCTCGACGCCATGCTCATCAAGGCGGGCGACGCCTTCCAGAAGGAGTTCAACGCGCAGGTGACCCGCTCAATGGCGCTGCTCGAGCCGATGCTGATCCTCGGCATGGGACTTACCATCGGCTTCATGGTCATCGCCGTCCTGCTCCCCATCATGCAACTGAACCAGCTGGTCAAGTAA
- the gspE gene encoding type II secretion system ATPase GspE, with protein MAETLDIESIAERLGLPFQAEIDDSKVDGSLVNRVPLNFARNNLLLPLREEGGTVIAASADPTNLLAVDEMAGLFHLPVSTVVVPQRVLIDAVNRLYSRLSGSAQEVVEELEGEELSTLATSFNEPRDLMELTDEAPVIRLLNSILFQAVKERASDIHIEPFERELEVRFRIDGLLYKMLSPPKVIQEALTSRVKIMSGLNIAEKRLPQDGRIRVKVAGRDVDIRVSLIPTFFGERVVLRLLDKQRGVLSLKEIGLSDKNDLLMERLLSRTSGIILVTGPTGSGKTTTLYAALSQINSPEKNIITVEDPIEYQLKGVGQIQVNPKIDLTFANGLRSILRQDPDIVMIGEIRDAETAEIAMQASLTGHLVLSTLHTNDAATAVTRLIDMGIEPFMVASSLSAVLAQRLVRVICPHCKESYTPDRSYPGVELPPVLYRGRGCDKCFNLGTMGRMGIYELLPIDAELCSMIIRQASSGAIKEYAISKGMRTLREDGLMKAAQGLTTIEEVLRVTQDDYADLSL; from the coding sequence ATGGCAGAAACGCTTGACATAGAAAGCATAGCGGAACGCCTCGGCCTCCCGTTCCAGGCCGAGATCGACGATTCCAAGGTGGACGGGTCCCTGGTGAACCGGGTGCCGCTCAACTTTGCCCGCAACAACCTGCTGCTGCCGCTGCGCGAAGAAGGTGGCACGGTGATCGCCGCCAGCGCCGACCCGACCAACCTCCTGGCGGTGGACGAGATGGCGGGCCTGTTCCATCTCCCGGTCTCCACCGTGGTGGTGCCCCAGCGGGTGCTGATTGACGCGGTGAACCGCCTCTACTCCCGCCTCTCCGGTTCGGCGCAGGAGGTGGTCGAGGAACTCGAGGGAGAGGAACTATCCACCCTGGCCACCTCGTTCAACGAGCCGCGCGACCTGATGGAGCTGACCGACGAGGCGCCGGTGATCCGGCTTCTGAACTCGATCCTGTTCCAGGCGGTCAAGGAGCGCGCCAGCGATATTCACATCGAGCCGTTCGAGCGCGAACTCGAGGTCCGCTTCAGGATCGACGGCCTGCTCTACAAGATGCTCTCCCCCCCGAAGGTGATCCAGGAGGCGCTCACCTCACGCGTCAAGATCATGTCCGGCCTGAACATCGCAGAGAAGAGGCTGCCGCAGGACGGCCGCATCCGGGTCAAGGTGGCCGGCCGCGACGTGGACATCCGCGTCTCGCTGATCCCGACCTTCTTCGGCGAGCGCGTCGTCTTGAGGCTCCTGGACAAGCAGCGCGGAGTCCTTTCCCTAAAGGAGATCGGACTTTCCGACAAGAACGACCTGCTCATGGAGCGGCTGCTGTCCCGCACCAGCGGCATCATCCTGGTCACCGGCCCCACCGGCTCTGGCAAGACCACCACGCTCTACGCGGCGCTGTCCCAGATCAACTCCCCGGAGAAGAACATCATCACCGTCGAGGACCCGATCGAGTACCAGCTGAAGGGAGTGGGCCAGATCCAGGTCAACCCGAAGATCGACCTGACCTTCGCCAACGGCCTGCGCTCCATCCTCAGGCAGGACCCGGACATCGTCATGATCGGCGAGATCCGCGATGCCGAGACCGCCGAAATCGCCATGCAGGCCTCGCTCACCGGTCACCTGGTGCTCTCCACCCTGCACACCAACGACGCCGCCACCGCCGTCACGCGCCTGATCGACATGGGGATCGAGCCGTTCATGGTCGCCTCGTCGCTCTCCGCGGTACTGGCGCAGCGCCTGGTGCGCGTCATCTGCCCGCACTGCAAGGAGTCCTACACCCCCGACCGCAGCTATCCGGGGGTCGAACTACCGCCGGTGCTCTATCGCGGCCGCGGCTGCGACAAGTGCTTTAACCTCGGCACCATGGGACGGATGGGCATCTACGAGCTGCTCCCCATCGACGCCGAGCTCTGCTCCATGATCATCCGCCAGGCCTCCTCCGGCGCCATCAAGGAATACGCCATCTCCAAGGGGATGCGTACCCTGCGCGAGGACGGCCTGATGAAGGCGGCCCAGGGGCTGACCACCATCGAGGAGGTCCTGAGGGTGACCCAGGACGACTATGCCGACCTTTCGCTATAG
- the gspD gene encoding type II secretion system secretin GspD translates to MLMFLVAAPTLVFAKGVVLNFTDVDIATMVKFISDLTGKNFIMDDRVKGKISVFSPAKLSNEEAYNVFTSVLELKGFTVIPAGKVMKIVPTAAARQAGMKVLSDGEKGAVNDSYQARVIQLEHVAPQDAVTFLQPLISKDGQISAFGAANLILVVDSAYNIQKILGLLKHIDTDQVREGAELVFLKNAAADSVASLIKDWLSGKQSGKAGTAPGASTAAVPVVADARLNALIIFGSEKDKADIKKLIALVDVVPPTTSSKVNVYYLENAEATEVAKVLEGLVKGTSTAAPAAPGTAAAPQQAVFEGGKITITPDKATNSLVIMASPTDYQNLLQVIQKLDRRSRQVFVQAMIAEVSVNKAKQLGVQWGFLGAGSNGTVSTVGLFDPFGSVTSLASTFSTLTGSTTGASTLLASSANFPVVLQALQSNGALNVLSTPNIMTSDNKEAEIFVGENVPFVSGTNLTSTGLSQQSIERKDTGIILKIKPQISEGEYVKLDIYQEISAVKDFGTATNPSLGSTKRSAKTSVVVKNTDTVLIGGLIQDTDQVTESKIPLLGDIPGLGWLFKTKSTKRDKTNLLIMLTPRIIKDARDLAEVSTTQRNNFSEAVKNDAPFNLERALEEKPKSVTADKPEIRNQ, encoded by the coding sequence ATGCTCATGTTCCTGGTCGCCGCACCGACCTTGGTCTTCGCCAAAGGGGTGGTGCTCAACTTCACCGATGTGGACATCGCCACCATGGTGAAATTCATCAGCGACCTGACCGGCAAGAACTTCATCATGGACGACCGGGTCAAGGGGAAGATTTCGGTGTTCTCCCCAGCCAAGCTCTCCAACGAGGAGGCCTACAACGTCTTCACCTCGGTGCTTGAGCTCAAGGGCTTTACCGTTATCCCCGCGGGGAAGGTGATGAAGATCGTCCCGACCGCGGCCGCCAGGCAGGCCGGGATGAAGGTCTTGAGCGACGGCGAGAAGGGGGCCGTCAACGACAGCTACCAGGCACGGGTGATCCAGCTCGAGCACGTTGCCCCCCAGGACGCGGTCACCTTCCTGCAGCCGCTGATTTCCAAAGACGGGCAGATCTCCGCCTTCGGTGCGGCCAACCTGATCCTCGTAGTGGACTCCGCCTACAACATACAGAAGATTCTGGGCCTCCTCAAACATATCGACACCGACCAGGTGCGCGAGGGGGCCGAGCTGGTCTTTTTGAAAAACGCCGCCGCCGACAGCGTGGCTAGCCTGATCAAGGACTGGCTCTCCGGCAAGCAAAGCGGCAAGGCAGGCACCGCACCCGGTGCCTCCACCGCCGCGGTCCCCGTGGTCGCCGACGCCAGGCTGAACGCCCTGATCATCTTCGGTTCCGAAAAGGACAAGGCCGACATCAAGAAGTTGATCGCGCTGGTCGATGTCGTCCCCCCCACCACCAGCAGCAAGGTCAACGTCTACTACCTGGAGAACGCCGAGGCGACCGAGGTAGCCAAGGTATTGGAAGGACTGGTTAAAGGAACTTCGACCGCGGCTCCCGCGGCACCGGGCACCGCAGCGGCCCCGCAGCAGGCAGTCTTCGAGGGGGGCAAGATCACCATCACCCCGGACAAGGCCACCAACTCGCTGGTCATCATGGCCTCCCCGACTGATTACCAGAACCTGCTGCAGGTGATCCAGAAGCTCGACCGCAGAAGCCGCCAAGTATTCGTACAGGCGATGATCGCTGAGGTATCGGTGAACAAGGCCAAGCAACTGGGCGTGCAGTGGGGATTTTTGGGGGCGGGTTCGAACGGAACGGTGTCCACCGTCGGTCTTTTTGACCCCTTCGGCTCTGTCACCAGCCTGGCCTCGACCTTTAGCACGCTGACCGGCTCGACCACCGGCGCCAGCACTCTATTGGCCAGTTCGGCAAACTTTCCAGTTGTGCTGCAGGCCCTGCAGTCCAACGGCGCCCTAAACGTCCTCTCCACGCCCAACATCATGACCAGCGACAACAAGGAAGCCGAGATCTTCGTGGGCGAAAACGTCCCCTTCGTCTCCGGGACCAACCTTACCTCGACTGGACTCTCGCAGCAGTCGATCGAGAGGAAGGACACCGGTATCATCCTGAAGATCAAGCCCCAGATCAGCGAGGGGGAGTACGTAAAGCTGGACATCTACCAAGAGATCTCCGCGGTGAAGGACTTCGGCACCGCGACCAACCCGAGCCTGGGGAGCACCAAGCGCTCCGCGAAGACTTCCGTGGTGGTGAAGAACACCGACACCGTGCTCATCGGCGGCCTGATCCAGGACACCGACCAGGTGACCGAAAGCAAGATCCCGCTGCTGGGCGACATACCTGGCCTCGGCTGGCTTTTCAAGACCAAGAGTACCAAAAGGGACAAAACCAACCTGCTGATCATGCTCACCCCGCGCATCATCAAGGACGCGCGTGACCTGGCCGAGGTTTCGACAACCCAGAGAAACAACTTCTCCGAGGCCGTCAAGAACGACGCTCCCTTCAACCTGGAGCGAGCTCTCGAGGAAAAGCCCAAGTCGGTCACCGCGGACAAGCCCGAAATTCGCAACCAGTAA